A part of Salvelinus alpinus chromosome 5, SLU_Salpinus.1, whole genome shotgun sequence genomic DNA contains:
- the cd59a gene encoding CD59 glycoprotein: protein MNNYSGICLVFFFAIFGLGSAILCVKCKDYTGSCTKTQDCSYDDACLTLTERGGQTYRQCVKYSDCDYNRLAQMFPAVPNFYYKCCTGDLCNGAASIGTGKPLLGLLASLAVMWWCMH from the exons ATGAACAATTATTCTGGGATATGCTTAGTGTTCTTTTTTGCAATATTTGGATTGG GCTCTGCCATCCTCTGTGTCAAATGCAAGGATTACACAGGGAGCTGCACAAAAACACAGGACTGTAGTTATGATGATGCCTGCCTGACACTGACTGAGAGAG GGGGACAGACGTATCGGCAGTGCGTCAAGTACTCTGACTGCGACTACAATCGACTGGCCCAGATGTTCCCAGCTGTACCAAACTTCTACTACAAATGTTGCACCGGTGATCTATGCAACGGAGCCGCATCCATTGGTACTGGCAAGCCCTTGCTGGGCCTTCTTGCCTCATTGGCAGTGATGTGGTGGTGTATGCACTAA
- the fbxo3 gene encoding F-box only protein 3 isoform X6: MAASMELSLNNLPSDPLLLMLSFLDFRDLIRSDKIQKVQTWKELFREFYTDLGRYIDHYGTLKKAWDDLKRYLDQQCPRMIASLKEGAKEEELDGIEAQICCKLSNDYRCSYRIHNGQKLVVPGLMGSMALSNHYRSEDLLDIETAAGGFQQRKGMRQCLPLTFCFHTGLSQYMALEGTEGRSRSEIFYHCPDQMAQDPSAIDMFITGSSFTEWFTSYVHNVVTGEYPIIRDQIFRYVHDKQCVATTGDITVSVSTSFLPELSSVHPPHFFFTYRIRIEMAKDALPENACQLDSRYWKITNANGNVEEVRGPGVVGEFPVMTPGKVHEYASCTTFSTTSEYMEGHYTFHRLKNKEEIFDVCIPRFHMVCPPFRESIVRSQGLARDVSSASFNEDNSSDTDDHNEGELRGINMAAPGGRCPRHI; the protein is encoded by the exons GTCAGACAAAATTCAGAAGGTTCAAACCTGGAAGGAACTCTTCCGTGAGTTCTATACTGACTTGGGTCGTTACATTGATCACTATGGCACCCTGAAGAAAGCCTGGGATGACCTGAAGAGATACCTTGACCAGCAGTGCCCCAGGATGATTGCCTCGCTCAAAG AGGGAGCAAAGGAGGAAGAGCTGGATGGCATTGAGGCCCAGATTTGTTGCAAGCTTTCAAATGACTACCGGTGCTCATACCGGATACACAATGGGCAGAAGCTTGTCGTTCCTGG GTTAATGGGAAGCATGGCCCTGTCTAACCACTACCGCTCAGAGGACCTGCTGGATATTGAAACGGCAGCAGGTGGCTTTCAGCAGCGCAAGGGCATGAGGCAGTGTTTGCCCCTCACCTTCTGCTTCCACACAGGCCTCAGCCAATACATGGCCCTTGAGGGCACTGAGGGCCGCAGCCGCAGCGAGATCTTCTACCACTGCCCG GATCAAATGGCACAAGATCCATCTGCAATTGACATGTTCATCACAG GGTCCAGCTTTACTGAGTGGTTTACCTCATACGTCCATAATGTGGTAACAGGAGAATACCCCATCATCCGGGATCAGATCTTCAG GTACGTCCATGATAAGCAGTGTGTTGCCACCACGGGGGATATTACTGTTTCAGTGTCTACCTCATTCTTACCGGAGCTCAGCTCAGTGCATCCTCCACATTTCTTCTTCACCTATCGGATCAG GATTGAAATGGCAAAGGATGCCCTCCCTGAGAATGCTTGCCAACTGGACAGTCGTTATTGGAAGATCACCAATGCTAATGGGAACGTGGAGGAGGTCCGTGGGCCAGGCGTTGTTG GAGAGTTCCCGGTGATGACTCCGGGTAAAGTACATGAGTACGCCAGCTGCACGACCTTCTCTACTACCTCAGAGTACATGGAAGGCCACTACACCTTCCACCGCCTCAAGAACAAAGAGGAGATCTTCGACGTCTGCATCCCCCGCTTTCACATGGTTTGCCCTCCGTTCCGTGAGTCAATTGTACGGTCG CAGGGATTGGCAAGGGATGTTTCAAGTGCATCTTTTAACGAAGACAACTCGTCAGACACCGATGACCATAATGAGGGTGAGCTTCGAGGCATTAATATGGCAGCCCCAGGGGGACGATGCCCACGCCACATCTGA
- the fbxo3 gene encoding F-box only protein 3 isoform X3, with product MTDNSHNGQKLIVPGCSFVSRRLNELSGHNPLWKGLCLKHWLLTESDKIQKVQTWKELFREFYTDLGRYIDHYGTLKKAWDDLKRYLDQQCPRMIASLKEGAKEEELDGIEAQICCKLSNDYRCSYRIHNGQKLVVPGLMGSMALSNHYRSEDLLDIETAAGGFQQRKGMRQCLPLTFCFHTGLSQYMALEGTEGRSRSEIFYHCPDQMAQDPSAIDMFITGSSFTEWFTSYVHNVVTGEYPIIRDQIFRYVHDKQCVATTGDITVSVSTSFLPELSSVHPPHFFFTYRIRIEMAKDALPENACQLDSRYWKITNANGNVEEVRGPGVVGEFPVMTPGKVHEYASCTTFSTTSEYMEGHYTFHRLKNKEEIFDVCIPRFHMVCPPFRESIVRSQGLARDVSSASFNEDNSSDTDDHNEGELRGINMAAPGGRCPRHI from the exons GTCAGACAAAATTCAGAAGGTTCAAACCTGGAAGGAACTCTTCCGTGAGTTCTATACTGACTTGGGTCGTTACATTGATCACTATGGCACCCTGAAGAAAGCCTGGGATGACCTGAAGAGATACCTTGACCAGCAGTGCCCCAGGATGATTGCCTCGCTCAAAG AGGGAGCAAAGGAGGAAGAGCTGGATGGCATTGAGGCCCAGATTTGTTGCAAGCTTTCAAATGACTACCGGTGCTCATACCGGATACACAATGGGCAGAAGCTTGTCGTTCCTGG GTTAATGGGAAGCATGGCCCTGTCTAACCACTACCGCTCAGAGGACCTGCTGGATATTGAAACGGCAGCAGGTGGCTTTCAGCAGCGCAAGGGCATGAGGCAGTGTTTGCCCCTCACCTTCTGCTTCCACACAGGCCTCAGCCAATACATGGCCCTTGAGGGCACTGAGGGCCGCAGCCGCAGCGAGATCTTCTACCACTGCCCG GATCAAATGGCACAAGATCCATCTGCAATTGACATGTTCATCACAG GGTCCAGCTTTACTGAGTGGTTTACCTCATACGTCCATAATGTGGTAACAGGAGAATACCCCATCATCCGGGATCAGATCTTCAG GTACGTCCATGATAAGCAGTGTGTTGCCACCACGGGGGATATTACTGTTTCAGTGTCTACCTCATTCTTACCGGAGCTCAGCTCAGTGCATCCTCCACATTTCTTCTTCACCTATCGGATCAG GATTGAAATGGCAAAGGATGCCCTCCCTGAGAATGCTTGCCAACTGGACAGTCGTTATTGGAAGATCACCAATGCTAATGGGAACGTGGAGGAGGTCCGTGGGCCAGGCGTTGTTG GAGAGTTCCCGGTGATGACTCCGGGTAAAGTACATGAGTACGCCAGCTGCACGACCTTCTCTACTACCTCAGAGTACATGGAAGGCCACTACACCTTCCACCGCCTCAAGAACAAAGAGGAGATCTTCGACGTCTGCATCCCCCGCTTTCACATGGTTTGCCCTCCGTTCCGTGAGTCAATTGTACGGTCG CAGGGATTGGCAAGGGATGTTTCAAGTGCATCTTTTAACGAAGACAACTCGTCAGACACCGATGACCATAATGAGGGTGAGCTTCGAGGCATTAATATGGCAGCCCCAGGGGGACGATGCCCACGCCACATCTGA